One Gadus chalcogrammus isolate NIFS_2021 chromosome 4, NIFS_Gcha_1.0, whole genome shotgun sequence DNA segment encodes these proteins:
- the LOC130381147 gene encoding eosinophil peroxidase-like isoform X1 encodes MNLLVCIITLGICVMQAHSNPSSLGRPYLMECFEEAKKLVDDAYKYSRDESLSRVRREVVSPADILRLMKQPRGASRSAVRSSDYMDQTLRLLHDRVHRVHKRSLNTTDLLPREDLEVLSKISGCAARVSDPPCRTIRNLDKYRTATSVCNNMMSPRLGASNTPFKRWLPAQYDDDVALPIGWERNRHFNNFVLPLVREVSNHILATPDEVMVNDTEFSQMTTLFGQWIDHDLTFTPFSPSIRSFSNGLNCDESCEHSEPCFPIQIPHGDPRLPTGPDSCIPFYRSAAVCGTGNSAFNFGGVANKREQINTMTAFLDLGQVYGSEEQLAKDLRNLTTDAGLLRVNDKFRDNGRELLPFSPLLPKMCATHKIVTDDRNGQEVPCFLAGDVRVDENIALTSLHTLFMREHNRLARELKKLNPQWDGETLYQEARKIMGAYTQVLVFRDYLPHIVGDVAMSRLLGCYPGYDPNVDPSIANVFATAAYRFAHLAIQPFLARLDQNYRENARIPNVPLYKAFFTPWRIVFEGGIDPLIRGLAGRPAKLNAKKPVLVNALRERLFQFVMHLALDLGSLNLQRGRDHAIPGYNAWRKFCGLSQPGNQAELAQVLNNAGLATRLLQLYGTPSNIDVWLGGVAEPLVQGGRVGPLFACLIAYQFKNIRQGDRLWYENPGVFSPSQRNVLRTASLARIICDNTGISGVPLDPFSLLSRRNHLVSCSTIPSISLLPWRERPHD; translated from the exons ATGAACCTGCTTGTCTGCATTATAACGCTTGGCATCTGTGTGATGCAGGCCCATTCAAACCCATCAA GTCTGGGTCGTCCCTATCTTATGGAGTGCTTTGAAGAGGCCAAAAAACTGGTGGATGATGCTTACAAGTACTCGCGAGATGA GAGTCTGAGCAGGGTTCGCAGAGAGGTCGTCTCTCCGGCGGACATCCTGCGCCTCATGAAGCAGCCGCGTGGAGCCTCCCGCTCGGCAGTGCGCTCGTCCGACTACATGGACCAGACCCTGCGCCTGCTGCACGACCGCGTCCACCGCGTGCACAAACGCTCGCTCAACACCACAG ATCTGCTCCCTCGTGAAGACCTGGAGGTTCTCTCCAAGATCTCTGGATGTGCAGCCAGGGTCAGCGATCCGCCCTGCCGCACCATTCGGAACCTGGACAAATACAGGACAGCCACCAGCGTCTGCAACAACAT GATGAGCCCTCGCCTGGGGGCCTCCAACACCCCCTTCAAGCGCTGGCTCCCCGCTCAGTATGATGACGATGTCGCCTTGCCCATCGGCTGGGAGAGAAACCGCCACTTCAACAACTTCGTTCTCCCTCTG GTCAGAGAGGTGTCCAACCACATCCTGGCGACGCCGGACGAGGTCATGGTCAACGACACTGAATTTTCCCAGATGACGACCCTGTTCGGCCAGTGGATCGACCACGACCTCACCTtcacccccttctcccccagcATCCGCTCCTTCAGCAACGGCCTCAACTGTGACGAGAGCTGCGAGCACTctgagccctgcttccccatTCAG ATCCCCCACGGCGACCCCCGTTTGCCAACTGGCCCGGACAGCTGCATCCCGTTCTACCGATCGGCGGCCGTATGTGGAACCGGAAATTCGGCATTCAATTTTGGCGGCGTGGCGAACAAGCGGGAGCAGATCAACACCATGACGGCGTTCCTGGACCTGGGCCAGGTGTACGGCTCGGAGGAGCAGCTGGCGAAGGACCTCCGCAACCTCACGACCGATGCGGGCCTCCTGCGCGTCAACGACAAGTTCAGGGACAACGGCCGGGAGCTGCTGCCGTTCAGCCCCCTGCTGCCCAAAATGTGCGCTACACATAAAATAGTCACAGACGACAGAAATGGCCAGGAGGTGCCCTGTTTCCTTGCAG GTGATGTTCGTGTCGATGAGAACATTGCCCTGACGTCCCTCCACACCCTGTTCATGCGAGAACACAACCGTCTGGCGCGTGAACTCAAGAAGCTAAACCCGCAGTGGGACGGTGAAACCCTCTACCAAGAGGCTCGTAAAATCATGGGCGCGTACACTCAG gtgTTGGTTTTCAGGGACTACCTGCCCCACATCGTGGGTGACGTGGCCATGTCCAGACTGCTGGGCTGCTACCCAGGCTACGACCCCAACGTGGACCCCAGCATCGCCAATGTGTTCGCCACCGCCGCCTACCGCTTTGCCCACCTCGCCATCCAGCCCTTCCTAGCCCGCCTGGACCAAAACTACCGGGAGAACGCCCGCATCCCCAACGTGCCGCTCTACAAGGCCTTCTTCACCCCCTGGAGGATCGTATTTGAAG GCGGAATCGACCCCCTGATCCGAGGTCTTGCGGGCCGTCCTGCCAAACTGAACGCTAAGAAACCAGTGCTGGTGAACGCGTTGCGGGAGAGGCTCTTCCAGTTTGTCATGCACCTGGCTCTGGACCTTGGGTCACTCAACCTGCAGAGGGGCCGGGACCACGCCATCCCTG GCTACAACGCGTGGCGTAAGTTCTGTGGGCTGTCCCAGCCCGGCAACCAGGCAGAGCTGGCTCAGGTCCTTAACAACGCGGGCCTGGCGACAAGGCTCCTGCAGCTGTATGGAACACCAAGCAACATCGACGTGTGGCTGGGAGGCGTGGCAGAACCCTTGGTCCAGGGTGGCCGTGTGGGCCCTCTGTTCGCCTGCCTCATCGCCTACCAGTTCAAGAACATCCGCCAGGGAGACAG GTTGTGGTACGAGAATCCGGGCGTGTTCAGCCCCAGCCAGAGGAATGTGCTGCGCACTGCCTCCCTGGCCAGGATCATCTGCGACAACACAGGCATCTCCGGCGTCCCCCTGGACCCCTTCAGCCTCCTCAGCCGTAGAAACCATCTGGTCAGCTGCTCCACAATCCCAAGCATTAGCCTCTTGCCCTGGAGGGAGAGGCCCCACGATTAG
- the LOC130381147 gene encoding myeloperoxidase-like isoform X2, producing MKQPRGASRSAVRSSDYMDQTLRLLHDRVHRVHKRSLNTTDLLPREDLEVLSKISGCAARVSDPPCRTIRNLDKYRTATSVCNNMMSPRLGASNTPFKRWLPAQYDDDVALPIGWERNRHFNNFVLPLVREVSNHILATPDEVMVNDTEFSQMTTLFGQWIDHDLTFTPFSPSIRSFSNGLNCDESCEHSEPCFPIQIPHGDPRLPTGPDSCIPFYRSAAVCGTGNSAFNFGGVANKREQINTMTAFLDLGQVYGSEEQLAKDLRNLTTDAGLLRVNDKFRDNGRELLPFSPLLPKMCATHKIVTDDRNGQEVPCFLAGDVRVDENIALTSLHTLFMREHNRLARELKKLNPQWDGETLYQEARKIMGAYTQVLVFRDYLPHIVGDVAMSRLLGCYPGYDPNVDPSIANVFATAAYRFAHLAIQPFLARLDQNYRENARIPNVPLYKAFFTPWRIVFEGGIDPLIRGLAGRPAKLNAKKPVLVNALRERLFQFVMHLALDLGSLNLQRGRDHAIPGYNAWRKFCGLSQPGNQAELAQVLNNAGLATRLLQLYGTPSNIDVWLGGVAEPLVQGGRVGPLFACLIAYQFKNIRQGDRLWYENPGVFSPSQRNVLRTASLARIICDNTGISGVPLDPFSLLSRRNHLVSCSTIPSISLLPWRERPHD from the exons ATGAAGCAGCCGCGTGGAGCCTCCCGCTCGGCAGTGCGCTCGTCCGACTACATGGACCAGACCCTGCGCCTGCTGCACGACCGCGTCCACCGCGTGCACAAACGCTCGCTCAACACCACAG ATCTGCTCCCTCGTGAAGACCTGGAGGTTCTCTCCAAGATCTCTGGATGTGCAGCCAGGGTCAGCGATCCGCCCTGCCGCACCATTCGGAACCTGGACAAATACAGGACAGCCACCAGCGTCTGCAACAACAT GATGAGCCCTCGCCTGGGGGCCTCCAACACCCCCTTCAAGCGCTGGCTCCCCGCTCAGTATGATGACGATGTCGCCTTGCCCATCGGCTGGGAGAGAAACCGCCACTTCAACAACTTCGTTCTCCCTCTG GTCAGAGAGGTGTCCAACCACATCCTGGCGACGCCGGACGAGGTCATGGTCAACGACACTGAATTTTCCCAGATGACGACCCTGTTCGGCCAGTGGATCGACCACGACCTCACCTtcacccccttctcccccagcATCCGCTCCTTCAGCAACGGCCTCAACTGTGACGAGAGCTGCGAGCACTctgagccctgcttccccatTCAG ATCCCCCACGGCGACCCCCGTTTGCCAACTGGCCCGGACAGCTGCATCCCGTTCTACCGATCGGCGGCCGTATGTGGAACCGGAAATTCGGCATTCAATTTTGGCGGCGTGGCGAACAAGCGGGAGCAGATCAACACCATGACGGCGTTCCTGGACCTGGGCCAGGTGTACGGCTCGGAGGAGCAGCTGGCGAAGGACCTCCGCAACCTCACGACCGATGCGGGCCTCCTGCGCGTCAACGACAAGTTCAGGGACAACGGCCGGGAGCTGCTGCCGTTCAGCCCCCTGCTGCCCAAAATGTGCGCTACACATAAAATAGTCACAGACGACAGAAATGGCCAGGAGGTGCCCTGTTTCCTTGCAG GTGATGTTCGTGTCGATGAGAACATTGCCCTGACGTCCCTCCACACCCTGTTCATGCGAGAACACAACCGTCTGGCGCGTGAACTCAAGAAGCTAAACCCGCAGTGGGACGGTGAAACCCTCTACCAAGAGGCTCGTAAAATCATGGGCGCGTACACTCAG gtgTTGGTTTTCAGGGACTACCTGCCCCACATCGTGGGTGACGTGGCCATGTCCAGACTGCTGGGCTGCTACCCAGGCTACGACCCCAACGTGGACCCCAGCATCGCCAATGTGTTCGCCACCGCCGCCTACCGCTTTGCCCACCTCGCCATCCAGCCCTTCCTAGCCCGCCTGGACCAAAACTACCGGGAGAACGCCCGCATCCCCAACGTGCCGCTCTACAAGGCCTTCTTCACCCCCTGGAGGATCGTATTTGAAG GCGGAATCGACCCCCTGATCCGAGGTCTTGCGGGCCGTCCTGCCAAACTGAACGCTAAGAAACCAGTGCTGGTGAACGCGTTGCGGGAGAGGCTCTTCCAGTTTGTCATGCACCTGGCTCTGGACCTTGGGTCACTCAACCTGCAGAGGGGCCGGGACCACGCCATCCCTG GCTACAACGCGTGGCGTAAGTTCTGTGGGCTGTCCCAGCCCGGCAACCAGGCAGAGCTGGCTCAGGTCCTTAACAACGCGGGCCTGGCGACAAGGCTCCTGCAGCTGTATGGAACACCAAGCAACATCGACGTGTGGCTGGGAGGCGTGGCAGAACCCTTGGTCCAGGGTGGCCGTGTGGGCCCTCTGTTCGCCTGCCTCATCGCCTACCAGTTCAAGAACATCCGCCAGGGAGACAG GTTGTGGTACGAGAATCCGGGCGTGTTCAGCCCCAGCCAGAGGAATGTGCTGCGCACTGCCTCCCTGGCCAGGATCATCTGCGACAACACAGGCATCTCCGGCGTCCCCCTGGACCCCTTCAGCCTCCTCAGCCGTAGAAACCATCTGGTCAGCTGCTCCACAATCCCAAGCATTAGCCTCTTGCCCTGGAGGGAGAGGCCCCACGATTAG